The following are encoded in a window of Urocitellus parryii isolate mUroPar1 chromosome 7, mUroPar1.hap1, whole genome shotgun sequence genomic DNA:
- the LOC113181423 gene encoding uncharacterized protein LOC113181423: MCNSCCGSCCSGQGCGCCQPRCCQTTCCRPSCCSPCCGGSSGCGGSSGCGSCCCQPICCRTTCCRTTCCRPSCCSPCCGGSSGCGGSSGCGSCCCRPTCCQTTCCRTTCCHPSCCGSSCCSPCCGGSSGCGGSSGCGSCCCRPTCCQTTCCRTTCCRPSCCGSSCCSPCCGGSSGCGSSSGCVSTCCRPSCCGSSCCSPCCGGSSGCGSSSGCGSSCCHPTCLQTTCCRTTCCRPCCC, translated from the coding sequence ATGTGCAACTCCTGTtgtggctcctgctgctctggccagggctgtggctgcTGCCAGCCCAGGTGCTGCCAGACCACCTGCTGCCGCCCCAGCTGCTGCAGCCCCTGCTGTGGTGGTTCCAGTGGCTGTGGTGGTTCCAGTGGCTGTGGCTCCTGCTGCTGCCAGCCCATCTGCTGTAGGACCACCTGCTGTAGGACAACCTGCTGCCGCCCCAGCTGCTGCAGCCCCTGCTGTGGTGGCTCCAGTGGCTGTGGAGGTTCCAGTGGCTGTGGCTCCTGCTGCTGTCGCCCCACCTGCTGCCAGACCACCTGCTGCAGGACCACCTGCTGCCACCCCAGCTGCTGTGGCTCCAGCTGTTGCAGCCCCTGCTGTGGTGGTTCCAGTGGCTGTGGAGGTTCCAGTGGCTGTGGCTCCTGCTGCTGTCGCCCCACCTGCTGCCAGACCACCTGCTGCAGGACCACCTGCTGCCGCCCCAGCTgctgtggctccagctgctgcagCCCCTGCTGTGGTGGCTCCAGTGGATGTGGAAGCTCCAGTGGCTGTGTCTCCACCTGCTGCCGCCCCAGCTgctgtggctccagctgctgcagCCCCTGCTGTGGTGGCTCCAGTGGATGTGGAAGCTCCAGTGgctgtggctccagctgctgccaccccacctgcctccagacCACCTGCTGCAGGACCACCTGCTGCCGCCCCTGCTGCTGCTAG